The Patescibacteria group bacterium genome contains a region encoding:
- a CDS encoding class I SAM-dependent methyltransferase: protein MSNKKEYNNSLRKSWIKQKAKFTKEELLIKNFQVMQSWEDNYMKLLAEISTQKGGHILELGFGLGISAGYIQKSKRIKSHTIIECHPDVINIATKKLKQEIINGRVVLLNGFWETITPMLKDKLFDGILFDTSPLDKETHFFHFFPFFKEAYRLLKNGGIFTYFSDEAKELSKIHRKKLNSAGFKDINYKICPVNPPQNCRYWTENTIIAPVITKN from the coding sequence ATGTCAAACAAAAAAGAATACAACAATTCGCTCCGTAAGTCTTGGATAAAACAAAAGGCAAAATTTACCAAAGAAGAACTCCTGATAAAAAACTTTCAGGTAATGCAAAGTTGGGAAGATAATTATATGAAGCTCTTAGCTGAGATATCTACCCAAAAAGGTGGTCATATTTTAGAATTAGGGTTCGGGCTTGGTATCTCTGCCGGCTATATCCAAAAATCAAAAAGAATTAAATCTCACACAATTATTGAATGCCACCCAGATGTCATAAATATTGCCACTAAAAAATTAAAACAGGAAATTATCAATGGCAGGGTTGTCTTGTTAAACGGATTTTGGGAAACAATTACACCGATGCTAAAGGATAAATTATTTGATGGTATTCTATTTGATACAAGCCCACTGGACAAAGAAACTCATTTTTTCCACTTTTTTCCTTTTTTTAAGGAAGCTTACCGATTGTTAAAAAACGGTGGTATTTTTACCTATTTTTCCGATGAAGCAAAAGAATTGTCAAAAATTCATCGCAAAAAATTAAATAGCGCTGGATTTAAAGATATAAACTATAAAATTTGCCCAGTTAATCCACCACAAAATTGTCGCTATTGGACCGAAAATACCATCATCGCACCTGTTATTACTAAAAATTAA